The Pseudorasbora parva isolate DD20220531a chromosome 21, ASM2467924v1, whole genome shotgun sequence sequence TTTGAAAAATCAATCCAAAAGACTTTACACAACCTGAACGCGATCGCAACACGACACGCCCCCCGCGTGACGTCAGGTCAACATGGCGGCGCCCTTGAGCCGGCTGCATCACATCTCACTGCACGTCTCTAACGTGGATAACGTCGTTCATGAGCTCGTGTCCCGGTTCCAGTTTAACGTGTTCGCGGCCAGACTGACATACCGAGCGAAGCAGCTCGCGCTCCGCAGAGGATCGGCCGTGTTCGTGGTCAACGAGCGTCCGCGCGAGGCGCTGAATGGACCGCAGTCACGTGTCTGGAGTAACGTCACCGCTAGAGACCACCGGGACCTGAGATGTGTGTACGGGGCTCATGCGCACTATCCGGTGGACACCGTGAGTAACGTGTGTTTCGAGGTGCGGGGCGTGGAGCAAGCGTCGCGGGCGCTGCGGGATCAGGGGCTCTGTGAGTTCATCCAGCCGCCCACCGAGCTCCGCGACGCGCGCGGCCGGGTCACCTTCTCCGTCATCCGGTCTCCGGTGGGTAACGTGTGCCACACTCTGATCGACAGCTCCCGCTACCGGGGGCTCTTTCTGCCCGGCTTCCATCCGGTGGTGTCGGACTCGCGGACCGCGGACCACTCGCAGTGTCCCATCACTCACTTCGACCACATCACGTACGCCGTTCCCCGCGGCAGCACCGCGCACATCAGCCGCTGGTACCGGGAGAGCTTCGGCTTCCAGAGGTTCTTCATTGACAGGTATCACTATCATCGCGCATTCTCCAGCTTAGCGTGCAAGTGTTATGGGTTCGGTTCCCAGATGCTATGGGTTCGGTTCCCAGATGCTATGGGTTCGGTTCCCAGATGTTATGGGTTCGGTTCCCAGATGTTATGGGTTCGGTTCCCAGATGTTATGGGTTCGGTTCCCAGATGCTATGGGTTCGGTTCCCAGATGTTATGGGTTCGGTTCCCAGATGCTATGGGTTCGGTTCCCAGATGTTATGGGTTCGGTTCCCAGATGCTATGGGTTCGGTTCCCAGATGTTATGGGTTCGGTTCCCAGATGCAATGGGTTCGGTTCCCAGATGCTATGGGTTCGGTTCCCAGATGCTATGGGTTCGGTTCCCAGATGCTATGGGTTCGGTTCCCAGATGCTATGGGTTCGGTTCACAGATGTTATGGGTTCGGTTCACAGATGTAATGGGTTCGGTTCCCAGATGTAATGGGTTCGGTTCCCAGATGCTATGGGTTCGGTTCACAGATGCTATGGGTTCGGTTCACAGATGTTATGGGTTTGGATCCCAGATGTTATGGGTTTGGATCCCAGATGTTATGGGTTCAGTTCACAGATGTTATGGGTTTTGATCCCAGATGTTATGGGTTCGGTTCACAGATGTTATGGGTTTGGATCCCAGATGTTATGGGTTTGGATCCCAGATGTTATGGGTTCAGTTCACAGATGTAATGGGTTCGGTTCCCAGATGTTATGGGTTCGGTTCACAGATGTAATGGGTTTGGATCCCAGATGCTATGGGTTAGGATCCCAGATGCTATGGGTTTGGATCCCAGATGTTATGGGTTCGGTTCACAGATGTTATGGGTTCGGATCCCAGATGTTATGGGTTTGGATCCCAGATGTTATGGGTTCAGTTCACAGATGTTATGGGTTTTGATCCCAGATGTTATGGGTTTGGATCCCAGATGTTATGGGTTTGGATCCCAGATGTTATGGGTTTGGATCCCAGATGTTATGGGTTCGGTTCACAGATGTTATGGGTTTTGATCCCAGATGTTATGGGTTAGGATCCCAGATGTTATGGGTTCGGTTTCCAGATCATATGGGTTCGGTTCACAGATGTTATGGGTTCGGTTCCCAGATGTAATGGGTTCGGTTCACAAATGTTATGGGTTCGGTTTCCAGATCATATGGGTTCGGTTCACAGATGTTATGGGTTCGGTTCCCAGATGTAATGGGTTCGGTTCACAAATGTTATGGGTTCGGTTCCCAGATGCTATGGCTGTGGTTCCAAGATGTTATGGGTTCGGTTCCCTGATGTTATGGGTTTGGTTCCCAGATGTTATTGGTGCGGTTCCCAGTATGGGTTCAGTTCCAAGATGTTATGAGTTCGGTTCCCAGACTTTCAACTCTCCTGTTTGTACCAATTACATTAACgtatttggcagatgcttttatccaaagtgacttgcGATTCCCATGGAATGCATGAACTGCTAAAAAGTGTACTTTAGCTTGATTGCAATCCAAGTcattttggataaaagcatctgttaAATGCATATATTTAAGCAATTCACTGTAAAGTATTGTGTTTGCAATGTttaggtcatgggttcgattcccagggaatgcaTGAACTGATCCAATATATGGATAGAATTCTATGCAAGTTACTTATAACATATAAAAGCATAAAAGCATCtgtcaaatgcttaaatgtTCAGAGAGTACAGTCACACTGTAAATATGGTGATTGCAATGCCAAGgatgtgggttcgagtcccggggAATGCATGAACTGCTAAAAAGTATACCTTGGTTTAAAAGTGATGCAAAttactttggataaaagcattgcCAAATGCTTACATTTAAGTGGCGTAAACACTGAAATATGGCGCTTGCAACGTCAAGCttatgggtttgattcccatcCCATGTATGCATTGAATGCATTgcaagtcactttggataaaggTTTCTGCCAAATGTATTACCGTAAATATTCAAAGTGCGAGttgcaacaccaaggtcatagGTTTGAATCCCGGGAAATGCATGAACTAATAAAATGTAGTTTGAATGCAGTATTTTGGATGAGTGTCtgtcaaatgtaaatgtactatTTGATGAACAAACAAGTGTCCAAATACTGTCAGATTGCTCATTGTGTGATCCTGACCCATTCTCCCTGAACAGGAATGAGGATGTGGAGGAGGGATACGTGCTGGACCAGGAAGGGATCGGGCTGCGGCTGACGGCGATGGAGTTCTGGAAATGCAATGAGTCTGGAATCGAGCTGCCCTTTAAAGATAAGAAGGAGCCGGACTGCAAGTTTGTGATCGCAGAGTCTCTTCCTGAGCAAGGTGCGGTCATGTGTTCAAATCTCACACCCAGTTTGTATTACgtgtctttaaagggttagttcagccataaatgtaaattgtgttccattcatgattcggatcgccaaagtcacgtgatttcagcagtttgacacgcgatccgaatcatgagtcgattcactgactcataactgttcaaatcatgaatcaattcactgaatcataacggttcgaagctttgttctgaaatcggccatcactatataagtcgttatttagtgtttttgcgcactaactctattctggcctcttcatcaatgattgtagagccgctgtagtgagatgggctttgtaacgacgtctttagtgcctttatgggtcttgagagaggaaatgacattggtgtcaatgaaggcctttctgagccatcggatttcaacactaatatcttcatctgtgtgtgaagatgagcggaggtctgacggctggccaaccacaggaggaattaatcacactatttacattactggctgaactaacgctttaactATTATGTGCTAATGTTTAAGTGAGTGCTGAGCAGTTTCACATCCCAGCTGTGGGTTTAATTCCAGGCTCAAACCAGGTGGACTCGTTCCTGGATCAGCACCGAGGCGCGGGCATCCAGCACATTGGGCTCAGCACCGAGGACATCGTGAGCTCGGCTCAAACTCTGCTCCAGGCCGGAGTCCGCTTCTTCTCTCCACCGCCGGCCTACTACACTGAGGTCTGACGGACAGAGTATCTGTGTCTCATCAAGTTCTCATCAAGTGTTATCACCAAAGCTGAGATTTTTTTTAGCCGCGTCACCACATATGTCCACcaggcgacacacacacacagacactcacacacacacacacacacacacacacacacgctccatCGCCAAACATGGAAACTTGAGTCTGAGCTTTCCAACGATATGTTTGGTCAAGATTAGAAAAAGATTTGATTTATGAAGTAGTCCAGTAAAgtctctaaacatttttctgtgtgtgtttgtgtgcgtgtgtctgtgcgtgtgtgtctgcgCGTGTCTGTGCGTGTCTGTGCATGTGTGTCTGCAtttgtgtgtctgcgtgtgcgTCGTGCATGTTTgcttgcttgtgtgtgtgtgtacctgtgttTGCTGGCGTGTGTTTGCTTttgtgtttgttgtgtgtgtgtgtgtttgcatgtgtgtgcgtgtttgtgtgtgttggcaGGTGGGAAAGCAGCAGGAGATCTTGGATGCGGGTCTTGATCCTCACACACTGAGCCGGTTGGGGATTCTCCTGGACACTGACGGCCGGATCACACCGACTCCACGGTCAGCTTCACACAAAGCATTTCCAATGTTTTCCCCCAGGATAGAATTCTGACGGACATTTATGTTCTAtactatacactcacctaacggattattaggaacacctgttcagtttctcattatctaatcagccaatcacatggcagttcttcagtgcattaggggtgtggtcctggtcaagacaatctcctgaactccaga is a genomic window containing:
- the hpdl gene encoding 4-hydroxyphenylpyruvate dioxygenase-like protein produces the protein MAAPLSRLHHISLHVSNVDNVVHELVSRFQFNVFAARLTYRAKQLALRRGSAVFVVNERPREALNGPQSRVWSNVTARDHRDLRCVYGAHAHYPVDTVSNVCFEVRGVEQASRALRDQGLCEFIQPPTELRDARGRVTFSVIRSPVGNVCHTLIDSSRYRGLFLPGFHPVVSDSRTADHSQCPITHFDHITYAVPRGSTAHISRWYRESFGFQRFFIDRNEDVEEGYVLDQEGIGLRLTAMEFWKCNESGIELPFKDKKEPDCKFVIAESLPEQGSNQVDSFLDQHRGAGIQHIGLSTEDIVSSAQTLLQAGVRFFSPPPAYYTEVGKQQEILDAGLDPHTLSRLGILLDTDGRITPTPRHLLQVFTKPIFGEETFFLELIERRGASGFGEGNIRALWRSVQAYMEKEEHRNTQS